In one window of Limnohabitans sp. MORI2 DNA:
- the rpoZ gene encoding DNA-directed RNA polymerase subunit omega: protein MARITVEDCLEKIPNRFQLVLCATYRARMLSQGHTPKVESKNKPGVTALREIAAGQIGIEMLKKVPG from the coding sequence ATGGCCCGCATCACTGTTGAAGATTGCCTCGAGAAAATCCCAAACCGTTTTCAATTGGTTTTGTGCGCCACATACCGCGCTCGCATGTTGAGCCAAGGTCACACACCCAAAGTTGAAAGCAAGAACAAGCCAGGCGTCACCGCCTTGCGCGAAATTGCAGCAGGCCAAATCGGCATCGAGATGCTGAAAAAAGTACCCGGCTAA